Proteins encoded within one genomic window of Bacillus thuringiensis:
- a CDS encoding glutaredoxin family protein translates to MKVVLYTKKDCGLCVQAKQVLQEVQCEYSFQIEEINIYEDNDLLEKYHLMIPVVEIDGKQVEYGNIHKGVIINYIKNAVKS, encoded by the coding sequence ATGAAAGTTGTACTGTATACAAAAAAAGATTGTGGTCTTTGCGTGCAGGCAAAACAAGTTTTGCAGGAAGTACAATGTGAATATTCTTTTCAAATCGAGGAAATAAATATATATGAAGATAATGACCTTTTAGAAAAATATCACTTAATGATTCCGGTTGTAGAAATAGACGGAAAACAAGTAGAATATGGTAACATTCACAAAGGTGTCATAATAAACTATATAAAGAATGCAGTTAAGAGTTGA
- a CDS encoding phosphoglycerate kinase has translation MNKKSIRDVDLKGKRVFCRVDFNVPMKEGKITDETRIRAALPTIQYLVEQGAKVILASHLGRPKGQAVEELRLTPVAARLGELLGKDVKKADEAFGPVAQEMVAAMNEGDVLVLENVRFYAGEEKNDAELAKEFAALADIFVNDAFGAAHRAHASTAGIADYLPAVSGLLMEKELDVLGKALSNPERPFTAIIGGAKVKDKIGVIRHLLDKVDNLIIGGGLAYTFVKALGHEIGLSLCEDDKIELAKEFMQLAKEKGVNFYMPVDVVITEEFSETATTQIVGIDSIPSNWEGVDIGPKTREIYADVIKNSKLVVWNGPMGVFEMTPFAEGTKAVGQALADAEDTYSVIGGGDSAAAVEKFGMADKMSHISTGGGASLEFMEGKELPGVVCLNDK, from the coding sequence ATGAACAAAAAATCAATTCGTGACGTAGATTTAAAAGGTAAGCGTGTATTTTGCCGCGTTGATTTCAACGTACCTATGAAAGAAGGCAAAATTACAGATGAAACTCGTATCCGTGCAGCTCTTCCTACAATTCAATATTTAGTAGAGCAAGGTGCGAAAGTTATTTTAGCAAGCCACTTAGGCCGTCCAAAAGGTCAAGCAGTAGAAGAATTACGTCTTACTCCAGTAGCAGCACGTTTAGGTGAGCTTCTTGGTAAAGATGTTAAAAAAGCGGACGAAGCATTCGGACCAGTTGCACAAGAAATGGTTGCAGCAATGAACGAAGGCGACGTATTAGTTCTTGAAAACGTACGTTTCTATGCGGGCGAAGAAAAGAACGATGCAGAACTTGCGAAAGAATTTGCAGCACTTGCTGACATCTTCGTAAACGATGCATTCGGTGCAGCTCACCGTGCTCATGCTTCTACAGCAGGTATCGCAGACTACCTACCAGCAGTATCTGGTCTATTAATGGAAAAAGAGTTAGATGTACTTGGTAAAGCACTTTCTAACCCAGAACGTCCATTCACAGCTATCATCGGTGGTGCGAAAGTAAAAGATAAAATCGGTGTAATTCGTCATCTATTAGACAAAGTAGATAACTTAATCATCGGTGGCGGACTTGCTTACACATTCGTTAAAGCTTTAGGTCATGAAATTGGTCTATCTCTATGTGAAGACGACAAGATCGAACTAGCTAAAGAATTTATGCAACTTGCAAAAGAAAAAGGCGTAAACTTCTACATGCCAGTTGATGTTGTAATCACTGAGGAATTCTCTGAAACTGCAACAACTCAAATCGTAGGTATCGACTCTATCCCTTCTAACTGGGAAGGCGTGGACATCGGTCCTAAAACACGTGAAATTTATGCAGATGTAATTAAAAATTCTAAGCTTGTTGTATGGAATGGACCAATGGGTGTATTCGAAATGACTCCATTCGCAGAAGGTACAAAAGCAGTAGGACAAGCATTAGCAGATGCAGAAGATACATACTCTGTTATCGGCGGTGGTGACTCTGCAGCAGCTGTTGAAAAATTCGGTATGGCTGATAAAATGAGCCACATTTCTACTGGCGGCGGTGCGTCATTAGAATTCATGGAAGGCAAAGAGCTTCCAGGTGTAGTTTGTCTTAACGACAAATAA
- a CDS encoding DUF1657 domain-containing protein: MTVITKLKQTVSGLKSAQASLEGFALDTDNQQAKQLFQTAAQQTQTIIDSLNPRVEEVQQEEPQYSQQ, translated from the coding sequence ATGACTGTAATTACGAAATTAAAGCAAACTGTTTCTGGATTAAAAAGTGCACAAGCTAGCTTAGAGGGATTCGCTCTTGATACGGATAACCAACAAGCTAAGCAACTTTTCCAAACAGCTGCGCAGCAAACACAAACGATTATCGATTCTTTAAACCCACGCGTTGAAGAAGTCCAACAAGAAGAACCACAATACTCACAGCAATAA
- the eno gene encoding phosphopyruvate hydratase: MSTIIDVYAREVLDSRGNPTVEVEVYTESGAFGRAIVPSGASTGEHEAVELRDGDKSRYLGKGVMNAVNNVNEAIAPEIVGFDVTDQAGIDRAMIELDGTPNKGKLGANAILGVSMAVAHAAADFVGLPLYRYLGGFNAKQLPTPMMNIINGGSHADNNVDFQEFMILPVGAPTFKESIRMGAEVFHALKAVLHDKGLNTAVGDEGGFAPNLGSNREALEVIIEAIEKAGYKAGENVFLGMDVASSEFYNKETGKYDLAGEGRTGLTSAEMVDFYEELCKDFPIISIEDGLDENDWDGHKLLTDRIGDKVQLVGDDLFVTNTQKLAEGIEKGISNSILIKVNQIGTLTETFEAIEMAKRAGYTAVVSHRSGETEDATIADIAVATNAGQIKTGSMSRTDRIAKYNQLLRIEDELGEVAVYDGVKSFYNIKR; the protein is encoded by the coding sequence ATGTCAACAATTATTGATGTTTATGCTCGCGAAGTCCTTGACTCTCGTGGTAACCCAACTGTAGAAGTAGAAGTTTACACAGAAAGCGGCGCTTTCGGACGCGCTATCGTACCAAGTGGTGCATCTACTGGTGAACACGAAGCAGTAGAATTACGTGACGGTGACAAATCTCGTTACCTTGGTAAAGGTGTTATGAACGCAGTAAACAACGTTAACGAAGCAATCGCTCCAGAAATCGTTGGTTTCGACGTAACTGACCAAGCTGGTATCGACCGTGCTATGATCGAATTAGATGGCACTCCAAACAAAGGTAAACTAGGCGCTAACGCTATCCTTGGTGTATCTATGGCAGTAGCTCACGCAGCAGCTGACTTCGTAGGTCTTCCATTATACCGTTACCTTGGTGGATTCAATGCAAAACAATTACCAACTCCAATGATGAACATCATCAACGGTGGTTCTCACGCTGATAACAACGTAGACTTCCAAGAGTTCATGATCTTACCAGTTGGTGCTCCAACATTCAAAGAATCAATCCGTATGGGTGCTGAAGTATTCCATGCACTTAAAGCTGTATTACATGACAAAGGTCTTAACACTGCAGTAGGTGACGAAGGTGGATTCGCTCCAAACCTTGGTTCTAACCGTGAAGCTCTAGAAGTAATCATCGAAGCTATCGAAAAAGCTGGTTACAAAGCTGGCGAGAACGTATTCTTAGGAATGGACGTTGCTTCTTCTGAGTTCTACAACAAAGAAACTGGTAAATATGACCTTGCAGGCGAAGGCCGTACTGGCTTAACTTCTGCAGAAATGGTTGATTTCTACGAAGAGCTTTGCAAAGACTTCCCAATCATCTCTATTGAAGATGGTTTAGACGAAAACGACTGGGATGGTCACAAATTATTAACTGATCGTATCGGTGATAAAGTACAATTAGTTGGTGACGATTTATTCGTAACTAACACTCAAAAACTTGCTGAAGGTATCGAAAAAGGTATCTCTAACTCAATCTTAATTAAAGTTAACCAAATCGGTACTTTAACTGAGACTTTCGAAGCAATCGAAATGGCTAAACGTGCTGGTTACACAGCAGTTGTATCTCACCGTTCTGGTGAAACTGAAGATGCTACAATCGCTGACATCGCAGTTGCAACTAACGCTGGCCAAATCAAAACTGGTTCTATGAGCCGTACGGATCGTATTGCTAAGTACAACCAATTATTACGTATCGAAGACGAGCTAGGCGAAGTAGCTGTTTACGATGGTGTAAAATCTTTCTATAACATCAAACGATAA
- the gpmI gene encoding 2,3-bisphosphoglycerate-independent phosphoglycerate mutase has product MRKPTALIILDGFGLREETYGNAVAQAKKPNFDGYWNKFPHTTLTACGEAVGLPEGQMGNSEVGHLNIGAGRVVYQSLTRVNVAIREGEFDQNETFQNAIKSVKEKGTALHLFGLLSDGGVHSHMNHMFALLRLAAKEGVEKVYIHAFLDGRDVGPQTAKGYIDATNEVIKETGVGQFATISGRYYSMDRDKRWDRVEKCYRAMVNGEGPTYKSAEECVEDSYANGIYDEFVLPSVIVNEDNTPVATINDDDAVIFYNFRPDRAIQIARVFTNEDFREFDRGEKVPHIPEFVCMTHFSETVDGYVAFKPMNLDNTLGEVVAQAGLKQLRIAETEKYPHVTFFFSGGREAEFPGEERILINSPKVATYDLKPEMSIYEVTDALVNEIENDKHDVIILNFANCDMVGHSGMMEPTIKAVEATDECLGKVVEAILAKDGVALITADHGNADQELTADGGPMTAHTTNPVPFIVTKNDVELREGGILGDIAPTMLTLLNVEQPKEMTGKTIIK; this is encoded by the coding sequence ATGAGAAAGCCAACAGCTTTAATCATTCTTGACGGTTTCGGACTTCGTGAAGAAACTTACGGGAATGCTGTAGCACAAGCAAAGAAACCTAATTTTGATGGTTACTGGAACAAATTCCCTCATACAACGCTTACAGCTTGTGGTGAGGCAGTAGGTCTTCCAGAAGGTCAAATGGGTAACTCTGAGGTTGGTCACTTAAATATCGGTGCTGGCCGCGTAGTATATCAAAGCTTAACACGCGTAAACGTTGCAATTCGTGAAGGTGAGTTCGATCAGAACGAAACGTTCCAAAATGCAATTAAAAGCGTAAAAGAAAAAGGTACTGCTCTTCATTTATTCGGTTTACTTTCTGACGGTGGTGTGCACAGTCACATGAACCATATGTTTGCTCTTCTTCGCTTAGCAGCAAAAGAAGGCGTGGAGAAAGTTTATATCCATGCATTCTTAGATGGCCGCGATGTTGGACCACAAACAGCAAAAGGTTATATCGATGCAACGAATGAAGTAATTAAAGAAACAGGAGTAGGACAATTCGCGACTATCTCTGGTCGTTATTACTCTATGGACCGTGACAAGCGTTGGGATCGCGTTGAAAAATGTTACCGTGCTATGGTGAATGGTGAAGGACCTACTTATAAATCAGCAGAAGAGTGTGTAGAAGACTCTTATGCGAACGGTATCTATGATGAATTCGTATTGCCGTCTGTAATTGTTAACGAAGATAACACGCCAGTTGCAACAATCAATGATGATGATGCAGTTATCTTCTATAACTTCCGTCCAGACCGTGCAATTCAAATTGCTCGTGTATTTACAAACGAAGATTTCCGTGAGTTCGATCGTGGTGAAAAAGTACCTCACATTCCTGAATTCGTTTGTATGACACATTTCAGTGAAACTGTAGATGGTTACGTGGCATTCAAGCCAATGAATCTTGATAACACTTTAGGTGAAGTTGTTGCGCAAGCGGGATTAAAGCAACTTCGCATCGCGGAAACTGAAAAGTATCCGCACGTTACATTCTTCTTTAGCGGTGGTCGTGAGGCTGAATTCCCAGGAGAAGAGCGTATCTTAATTAACTCACCGAAGGTTGCAACGTATGACTTGAAACCTGAAATGAGCATTTACGAAGTAACGGACGCTTTAGTAAATGAAATCGAAAATGATAAACATGATGTTATCATTCTTAACTTTGCAAACTGTGATATGGTTGGCCATTCTGGGATGATGGAACCAACAATTAAAGCAGTAGAAGCAACTGACGAATGTTTAGGAAAAGTTGTAGAAGCAATTCTTGCAAAAGATGGTGTAGCACTTATTACTGCTGACCATGGTAATGCTGATCAGGAGTTAACTGCTGATGGCGGACCTATGACAGCTCATACAACTAACCCGGTTCCTTTCATCGTTACAAAAAATGATGTAGAGCTTCGTGAAGGTGGTATTTTAGGAGATATCGCCCCAACAATGCTTACGCTTTTAAATGTGGAACAACCGAAAGAAATGACAGGTAAAACAATTATTAAATAA
- the cggR gene encoding gapA transcriptional regulator CggR codes for MRSWIQNTKKLLPDLLPVMQTRMQILQYIRLMQPIGRRNLSASLGMTERVLRSEVQVLKEQNLVHVASSGMTLTEEGTALVLALEDFMKEISGLKVLEKQLKETLDLDEVFVVPGDSDESPWVKLEMGRACVTCIKDRLTANNIVAVAGGTTLAAAADMMQLDCKDLHMLFVPARGGIGEGVELEANTICAKMAQNTMSNYRLLYVPDHVSSEAYASIVTEPSVKEVLELIRSSNIVIHGIGDALTMARRRNTSEADWLKIQASEAVGEAFGYYFNEQGNVVHKVRTVGMQLEDLQHVSHVVAVAGGSSKAKAIQAVIKQGHTSILITDEGAAKQLTKGITL; via the coding sequence ATGCGCTCATGGATTCAGAACACAAAAAAATTATTACCTGATCTGCTACCTGTTATGCAAACGAGAATGCAAATTCTTCAATACATTAGGCTCATGCAGCCGATTGGAAGAAGAAACTTATCAGCAAGTCTCGGTATGACAGAACGAGTATTGCGAAGTGAAGTTCAAGTTTTGAAAGAACAAAACTTAGTTCACGTCGCTTCTTCTGGAATGACATTGACAGAAGAAGGAACAGCTTTAGTTCTTGCTTTGGAAGACTTTATGAAAGAAATTTCCGGGTTAAAGGTTTTAGAAAAGCAACTTAAGGAAACATTAGACTTGGATGAAGTTTTCGTTGTCCCTGGTGATAGTGATGAATCACCTTGGGTCAAACTGGAGATGGGCCGTGCTTGTGTGACTTGTATAAAAGACCGTCTGACAGCGAATAATATCGTTGCTGTGGCTGGAGGAACTACGCTAGCTGCTGCTGCGGACATGATGCAGCTTGATTGCAAAGATTTACATATGCTATTTGTCCCAGCGCGTGGTGGAATTGGAGAAGGTGTTGAGTTAGAAGCCAATACCATTTGTGCCAAAATGGCGCAAAATACGATGAGTAATTATCGCTTATTGTATGTTCCAGACCATGTTAGTAGCGAAGCATATGCGTCTATTGTGACAGAGCCTTCCGTGAAAGAAGTTCTTGAGTTGATTCGATCTTCCAATATCGTCATTCATGGAATAGGTGATGCGTTAACAATGGCACGTCGCAGAAATACTTCAGAAGCAGATTGGTTAAAGATTCAGGCAAGCGAAGCAGTTGGCGAAGCTTTCGGTTACTACTTTAATGAACAAGGAAATGTTGTTCATAAAGTAAGAACAGTTGGTATGCAACTAGAGGATTTACAACATGTATCTCACGTTGTTGCAGTCGCTGGAGGTTCTTCAAAGGCAAAGGCAATACAGGCTGTAATTAAACAAGGGCACACTTCAATTCTAATTACAGATGAAGGTGCAGCAAAACAGTTAACAAAGGGTATTACCCTTTAA
- the gap gene encoding type I glyceraldehyde-3-phosphate dehydrogenase, with amino-acid sequence MTKIGINGFGRIGRNVFRAALNNSEVEVVAINDLTDAKTLAHLLKYDTVHGTLNAEVSANENSIVVNGKEIKVIAERDPAQLPWSDYGVEVVVESTGRFTKKSDAEKHLGGSVKKVIISAPASDEDITVVMGVNHEQYDAANHNVVSNASCTTNCLAPFAKVLNEKFGVKRGMMTTIHSYTNDQQILDLPHKDLRRARAAAENMIPTSTGAAKAVALVLPELKGKLNGGAVRVPTANVSLVDLVVELDKEVTVEEVNAAFKAASEGELKGILGYSEEPLVSIDYNGCTASSTIDALSTMVMEGNMVKVLSWYDNETGYSNRVVDLAAYMTSKGL; translated from the coding sequence ATGACTAAAATTGGTATTAATGGATTTGGACGTATCGGACGTAACGTATTCCGCGCAGCTCTTAACAACTCTGAGGTAGAAGTAGTAGCAATCAACGACTTAACAGATGCTAAAACATTAGCTCACCTTTTAAAATATGACACAGTTCACGGAACTTTAAATGCAGAAGTATCTGCTAACGAAAACAGCATCGTTGTTAACGGTAAAGAAATTAAAGTTATCGCTGAGCGTGACCCAGCTCAACTACCATGGAGCGACTACGGAGTAGAAGTAGTAGTAGAATCTACTGGTCGTTTCACTAAAAAATCAGACGCTGAAAAACACTTAGGTGGATCAGTTAAGAAAGTTATCATCTCAGCTCCAGCTTCTGACGAAGATATCACTGTAGTTATGGGTGTTAACCACGAACAATACGATGCAGCTAACCACAACGTAGTATCTAATGCTTCTTGTACTACAAACTGTCTAGCTCCATTCGCTAAAGTATTAAACGAAAAATTCGGCGTAAAACGCGGAATGATGACAACAATTCACTCTTACACTAACGACCAACAAATCTTAGACTTACCACACAAAGATTTACGTCGTGCTCGTGCAGCAGCTGAAAACATGATCCCAACATCTACTGGTGCAGCTAAAGCTGTAGCATTAGTATTACCAGAACTTAAAGGTAAATTAAACGGTGGCGCTGTACGTGTTCCAACTGCTAACGTTTCTCTTGTTGACTTAGTTGTTGAACTTGACAAAGAAGTAACAGTTGAAGAAGTAAACGCAGCATTCAAAGCAGCTTCTGAAGGCGAATTAAAAGGTATCCTTGGATACAGCGAAGAGCCATTAGTATCTATCGACTATAACGGATGTACAGCTTCTTCTACAATCGATGCATTATCTACAATGGTAATGGAAGGTAACATGGTTAAAGTACTTTCTTGGTACGATAACGAAACTGGTTACTCTAACCGTGTAGTAGACCTAGCAGCTTACATGACTTCAAAAGGTCTTTAA
- the tpiA gene encoding triose-phosphate isomerase, translating to MRKPIIAGNWKMNKTLSEAVSFVEEVKGQIPAASAVDAVVCSPALFLERLVAATEGTDLQVGAQNMHFEKNGAFTGEISPVALSDLKVGYVVLGHSERREMFAETDESVNKKTLAAFEHGLTPIVCCGETLEERESGKTFDLVAGQVTKALAGLTEEQVKATVIAYEPIWAIGTGKSSSSADANEVCAHIRKVVAEAVSTEAAEAVRIQYGGSVKPENIKEYMAQSDIDGALVGGASLEPASFLGLLGAVK from the coding sequence ATGCGTAAACCAATTATCGCAGGTAACTGGAAAATGAATAAAACTCTATCAGAAGCAGTTAGCTTCGTAGAGGAAGTTAAAGGTCAAATCCCAGCAGCTTCAGCTGTTGATGCAGTAGTTTGCTCTCCGGCTCTATTCTTAGAGCGCCTTGTAGCAGCAACTGAAGGAACTGACTTACAAGTAGGTGCACAAAACATGCACTTCGAAAAAAATGGTGCATTCACTGGCGAAATTAGCCCAGTAGCACTTAGCGACTTAAAAGTAGGCTACGTAGTACTTGGCCACTCTGAGCGTCGTGAAATGTTTGCTGAAACAGACGAATCAGTAAACAAAAAGACTCTTGCAGCATTTGAACATGGTTTAACACCAATCGTATGTTGTGGTGAGACTTTAGAAGAGCGCGAAAGCGGAAAAACATTTGATCTAGTAGCAGGTCAAGTGACAAAAGCACTTGCAGGTTTAACAGAAGAGCAAGTTAAAGCAACTGTTATCGCTTATGAGCCAATCTGGGCTATCGGTACAGGTAAATCTTCTTCTTCTGCAGATGCAAATGAAGTATGTGCGCACATTCGTAAAGTTGTTGCAGAAGCTGTTTCTACAGAAGCTGCAGAAGCTGTTCGTATTCAATACGGCGGTAGCGTAAAACCAGAAAACATTAAAGAGTATATGGCACAATCTGACATCGACGGCGCTTTAGTTGGCGGTGCTAGCTTAGAGCCTGCTTCGTTCTTAGGTCTTCTGGGGGCGGTAAAATGA
- the rpoN gene encoding RNA polymerase factor sigma-54, which translates to MKASLLQEQSLRLAMTQELRQAITMLQYNVQELSEFLYEQSLENPLIELGGFEREKKKSSNTSKSTSKQVENQMEIYSVDSTTIQQHLLNQIQYYKIEEEERKVASFIIMNMDGNGYLQETNEELADLLSAPLHVVDRSVELVQSLEPAGVGARNIQECLTLQLKRLQRRNGLAEEVIEDHFAYFVKKDWRKLVQVLKCSNEELQDAVNCITSLQPKPGLAFSSDKPLYIVPDMAVKKEGDRLVLQMNERNMPRIEIHSEYSALLNNSESEVASYVSEKYQHVQWIMRSLKQRKQTLLQVMTIIMEKQRDFFWEGPAYLKPLALKEVAEELSVHESTISRATRNKYVQTPHGLFEMKSFFSNAVSTTEDEAVSTKRVKQFIQTLVEAENKKKPLSDQKISKLLEEEHEIVISRRTVAKYREQMNIPASSLRKTIG; encoded by the coding sequence TTGAAGGCAAGTCTTTTACAAGAACAAAGCTTACGTTTGGCAATGACACAAGAGTTAAGGCAAGCGATTACAATGCTCCAGTATAATGTACAAGAATTATCAGAGTTTTTGTATGAGCAATCGTTAGAGAATCCCCTTATTGAGTTAGGTGGTTTTGAGAGGGAGAAGAAAAAGAGCTCTAACACAAGTAAAAGTACCAGCAAACAAGTCGAGAATCAGATGGAAATCTACAGTGTGGATTCTACAACGATTCAGCAACATTTATTAAATCAAATACAATATTATAAAATAGAAGAAGAAGAGCGAAAGGTAGCTTCTTTCATTATTATGAACATGGATGGAAATGGATATTTACAAGAAACGAACGAAGAGTTAGCAGATCTCCTTTCCGCTCCGCTTCATGTAGTCGATCGCTCTGTAGAGCTTGTCCAGTCACTCGAGCCAGCAGGGGTAGGGGCGCGTAATATTCAGGAATGTCTAACTTTGCAATTGAAGCGCTTACAAAGACGGAACGGATTAGCAGAAGAGGTTATAGAAGATCACTTCGCGTATTTCGTGAAGAAAGATTGGCGAAAGCTTGTTCAAGTGCTGAAGTGTAGTAATGAAGAATTGCAGGATGCGGTAAATTGTATAACGTCATTACAACCAAAACCAGGTCTTGCGTTTTCTTCTGATAAACCACTTTATATTGTGCCTGATATGGCAGTGAAAAAAGAGGGCGATCGCCTCGTTTTACAGATGAATGAGAGAAATATGCCAAGAATTGAAATTCATTCTGAGTATAGTGCGCTTCTTAATAATAGCGAAAGTGAAGTAGCATCTTACGTATCAGAAAAGTATCAGCATGTGCAGTGGATTATGCGCAGTTTGAAACAGAGAAAACAGACATTGCTGCAAGTAATGACTATTATTATGGAAAAACAACGTGATTTCTTCTGGGAAGGTCCAGCGTATTTAAAACCGCTTGCTTTAAAAGAGGTGGCGGAAGAGTTAAGTGTGCATGAATCTACAATTAGTCGTGCAACGCGAAATAAATATGTGCAAACACCACATGGTTTATTTGAGATGAAATCGTTCTTTAGTAATGCCGTTTCAACGACTGAAGATGAAGCAGTTTCTACAAAGCGTGTAAAACAGTTTATTCAAACGCTTGTTGAGGCAGAGAATAAGAAAAAGCCACTTTCAGATCAAAAGATTTCAAAATTATTAGAAGAAGAGCATGAAATCGTTATTTCTCGAAGAACGGTGGCGAAGTATAGAGAACAAATGAATATTCCAGCTTCGTCATTACGAAAAACGATCGGATAG
- a CDS encoding Rap family tetratricopeptide repeat protein, whose product MRVPVKENEKVTKLLNDWYQAILQHQNVQATNLKQEIEDKLSSIKEDKNLLLYYSLLDFRYKVLTDGLNITKDSFNEINSFDIPDSSFLSYYYHFFKAIHSTILADYNEANEYFGKAEKLLMYVPAEVEKAEFNYRLASFYYQTYKPLPSISYANKAKDFFSKTNCYNINIALCENVLGLTCIQIRQFEQAEEHLHKAIDIIKEINNTELLLRIRNNLGWLYASQSLSELAIRHLSEVTEHLPNHYKAIFLQAREYYKLGEHNKVDTLIEKGLAACTKIENKEYVHRFNILKEMNNGSDSLTLESVVLEGISYFEEENLTRCVQEYTEILATMFYKEANEKKASRYFYMSNEARKKYEEKGALV is encoded by the coding sequence ATGCGTGTTCCAGTAAAGGAGAATGAAAAGGTTACAAAGTTACTTAATGACTGGTATCAAGCTATACTACAACATCAAAATGTACAAGCGACAAACTTAAAACAAGAAATTGAAGATAAGCTTTCCAGCATAAAAGAAGATAAAAATTTATTATTATACTATTCATTATTAGACTTTAGATATAAAGTACTAACGGATGGACTTAACATTACAAAAGATAGCTTTAATGAAATTAACTCCTTTGATATACCTGATAGTAGTTTTTTATCCTATTATTATCACTTCTTCAAAGCTATTCACAGCACAATTCTTGCAGACTATAATGAAGCAAATGAATACTTTGGAAAAGCAGAGAAACTTTTAATGTATGTGCCTGCCGAAGTAGAAAAAGCAGAATTTAATTATAGGTTGGCATCTTTCTATTACCAAACTTATAAACCACTACCATCTATTTCATATGCTAACAAAGCAAAAGACTTTTTCAGCAAAACTAACTGTTATAACATTAACATTGCTTTATGTGAAAACGTCCTAGGCTTAACATGTATACAGATAAGACAATTTGAACAAGCAGAAGAACATTTACATAAGGCGATTGACATTATTAAAGAAATTAATAACACCGAACTACTGTTACGTATTAGAAATAACTTAGGCTGGTTATATGCAAGTCAAAGTCTTTCTGAATTAGCTATCCGTCACTTATCAGAAGTTACAGAACATCTCCCAAACCATTATAAAGCTATATTCTTACAGGCTAGGGAATATTATAAATTGGGTGAACACAATAAGGTTGATACACTCATTGAAAAAGGGCTTGCAGCTTGTACTAAGATAGAAAATAAGGAATACGTACATCGCTTTAATATCTTAAAGGAAATGAATAATGGTTCTGATTCTCTAACGTTGGAAAGTGTTGTTTTAGAAGGAATTTCCTACTTCGAAGAAGAAAATTTAACACGTTGCGTACAAGAATACACGGAAATATTAGCAACTATGTTTTATAAGGAAGCAAACGAAAAGAAGGCAAGTAGGTATTTTTACATGAGTAATGAAGCAAGAAAAAAATATGAAGAAAAAGGGGCGTTAGTATAA
- a CDS encoding imm11 family protein codes for MKIWQLKSLFDNYKSFQLLNLKEDRKKYFDGKIDLAISLSDSWGEIFVECVEGDNHSDFPMFWGELGTPMISRKAKEVLEPLICNNVEFLPLTHDVTGEVYYLINVLNTIDAIDYNKAVFEKLSTGLIIGFKKYAFFPNIVEGQIIFKTYLNQRLHFSTVLVSEEFRNAVLESDLKGFEFVEVWDSEANM; via the coding sequence ATGAAAATTTGGCAATTAAAAAGCTTATTTGATAACTATAAATCTTTTCAACTATTAAATTTGAAAGAAGACCGTAAAAAATATTTTGATGGAAAAATTGATTTGGCAATAAGCCTATCTGATTCGTGGGGAGAAATTTTTGTTGAATGTGTAGAAGGAGATAATCATAGTGATTTTCCAATGTTCTGGGGGGAACTTGGTACACCAATGATTAGTAGAAAAGCAAAAGAAGTATTAGAACCTCTAATTTGCAATAATGTTGAGTTTCTTCCGCTGACTCATGATGTTACAGGTGAAGTTTATTATCTAATAAACGTTTTAAATACAATTGATGCAATTGACTACAATAAAGCAGTTTTTGAAAAACTAAGTACAGGATTAATAATAGGTTTCAAAAAATACGCATTTTTTCCTAATATAGTTGAAGGGCAGATAATATTTAAAACCTACTTAAATCAAAGGTTACACTTCTCTACAGTTTTAGTGTCTGAAGAATTTAGAAATGCAGTGTTAGAAAGTGATTTAAAAGGTTTTGAATTTGTAGAGGTATGGGATTCAGAAGCAAACATGTAA